The DNA region AAGGAAGATATAGAAACATATACTAGCGAGGGAGAAGTTCTTACAAAAGAAGAACTTGACAGCTTTGAAGATATTATAATTATTGTTAATAAAACTCCTATTAAAGATTTAAAGCAAGTTATTTCAAAATCGATTTTTTCTTCACCTCCAAAGGATAAAGTTGGCGCAACTGGCAATCCTTTCGTGCCAGCAAAATAATTTCAATTTTATTTTTGTCTTAATTTTTGCCAATTTATTTAAGGCAAAATTTTATTTTACAAAAACATGGCTTCTGAATTTATTCAGTTTCTTGTAAAGAAAAAATTAATTCCTGAAAATTTGTTATCCTCATTGGAATTAGAGAGTAAGGAGAGTAAAAAGACGGTGGATGAGATAATAACAGAGAAAGGAATAATTTCCGAAAAGGACTTTTTTCATTTAAAGAGTAATTTTTTGAATATTCCCATAAAGAAGGTAACGCCGGAGCAAATATCAAGTGATGTTTTGAAAGAAATTCCCGAAGAGACCGCTAGGAATTATCAAATTGTTCCTATCGATATTACAAAAAATGTTTTATCTGTGGGTACACCATTTCCAGAGAATTTTGAAGCTCGCTCTGCTCTTGATTTTATCGCTAAGCAAAGAAAGTTCAAGCTCGAGATTTTCTTGATGACCTTTACGGATATCAATGAATTACTTAAAAGGTATAATATATTGAAAGAAGAAGTTAGTGAGGCGATAAAAGAAATTGAAAAAGAGGAGAAAGAGGAGAAAGAGGGCATTATTGTAAAAGTGAAAAAAAGAAAAGAAGAAACAGAAAGAATTGTCTCAGAAGCTCCTGTTTCAAAAATTGTTTCTGTAACTTTGCGTCATGCAGTAGAAGGTAAAGCATCCGATATTCACATAGAGCCAATTGGAGAGAAGTTGAGGATAAGATTCAGAGTTGATGGAATTTTGTATTCAAGTCTTTTTATGGAAAAAAAACTTCTCCCTTCAATTGTTTCAAGGATAAAAATTCTTGCTAATTTGCGTATTGACGAGACTAGAAAACCACAAGATGGTAGATTTACAAGCCAAATTTCAGGTAAAAGAATCGACTTTAGAGTAGCTACTCTTCCAACTGCCCAGGGAGAGAAAGTGGTTCTTAGAATTCTTGATTCCACAACAGCAGTTATAACTAAAAAACTTTCAGCCCTTGGTTTTATC from Candidatus Paceibacterota bacterium includes:
- a CDS encoding GspE/PulE family protein, whose product is MASEFIQFLVKKKLIPENLLSSLELESKESKKTVDEIITEKGIISEKDFFHLKSNFLNIPIKKVTPEQISSDVLKEIPEETARNYQIVPIDITKNVLSVGTPFPENFEARSALDFIAKQRKFKLEIFLMTFTDINELLKRYNILKEEVSEAIKEIEKEEKEEKEGIIVKVKKRKEETERIVSEAPVSKIVSVTLRHAVEGKASDIHIEPIGEKLRIRFRVDGILYSSLFMEKKLLPSIVSRIKILANLRIDETRKPQDGRFTSQISGKRIDFRVATLPTAQGEKVVLRILDSTTAVITKKLSALGFIGRNLRILKEGMKLPFGSIIFCGPTGSGKSTSQYTILQNLNKEAVNIVTLEDPVEYWIDGVNQSQVRPEIGYSFAQGLRQIVRQDPDIIMVGEVRDKETADLVTHAALTGHLVLFTLHTNNAVGAIPRMIDLGVEPFLIPPTIKIVVSQRLVRKLCNECKKKVKANKEQEKIIRQEIEKIPQKERKDIKISLEETDLYQSVGCPSCANKGTKGRIGIFEIFIMTDKAAEVILKDSSEQKIEEESTRQGMITMKQDGIIKALKGLVSFEEVLKVVEVQEKII